In Salvia miltiorrhiza cultivar Shanhuang (shh) unplaced genomic scaffold, IMPLAD_Smil_shh fragScaff_scaffold_135_1, whole genome shotgun sequence, the genomic window atcttatgcatttttatatgaaactgtATGCATCTTAGTTTGAacctttatgcatctaaaatatgaattatttgagaatataaaatatatatatatatatatatatatatatttttaatatacgaAAATATTTTTCGATTTTACCCTTGCCCAGATTTTTGTCTTGAATTGCCTTGGAAGcttcttgccacgtgtcacaatctCAATGCACCTCTTATCCAAATTATGTGGTCAAGAATTGGTCCTACggatctaccataagcttggatactacaaGAACacaatcttatatatatatatatatatagggagaggttcaagaaataaccataaataaaaaaagaacggagaaccattttcagccatttggtcatcaagatctacggtggatgcatcatcttgttggatgaatatagaacatgggttcgaatcctgaagggagcattttttttaatttttttagtgcattaattttaacagcgaatgcattaattttacagtgaatgcattagatttgatggttctcccgttctgacaaataatgtaattctctctagaaccacaccctatatatatatatatatatatatatatatatatatagatatatagaggTTACAATGTATAGTTGCGGTCACAAATTAgttattttcttgaaatttaGTGTACCACACTTGATATTATATTAGTCTCACTGTCAACTTTCTATAattttttacatatttattttcttcaacttcaattttgtatgctttaatttaattttataaatgttAACTACGGGTCGATTTCATTCAATTtgagtatataattattttttataatatatttcagttttacttCATAATTATGGTTGATAAATCCAAAGTTAAAGTGCAGTATATAatatttcataatattatattaaattttctttttatataaatatcattaaATAATGATATACAATGGCATACACAAAAAGTTTATGGGACACTAAATTCCCTCTAAATTAGTTAGGGGTTAGGATTGACATTTAAATTAACGAGACACGATACTTTCGGATACCTGATGCATAAGTCATAATTTTAATTACTAACCTATTGAAATGAGACATTCGAATAAGAAAATGTGGCATATTGAATTGGGATTGAGGGAGTAAGTGATTTGTAGttacataaaaatataacatatttaattaaccaataaatcatttaatttcgataatcaacgtgcatcgcacgggtgaaTATACTAATTCTAATTATTAACAGGTTATATTTGggtattgaataattttaataaaatttaattagagtTCATGCACCGTACATCTATATGCAaacaaatactccatccgtccccaaaataagtttctctttggggacggcacgagttttaaggagaaatggtaaagtgtatttgaaagagtttagtgccccaaattaccaacaaagtaaaactgtgtaaagaaaagagtaatgttggatgcaatgttatcaacagaatgttaataacattataaccaacatgcagcggaaagtaataacacacaggaatactttttccacggattataaataacccgtgagtgcctcaaggctaaattcactatgttgaatcaacaaAACAAAGTACAGAATTGGATCTacttggagatctatctttacagaatatctgcctaagataaaccaacctatctactttcagtactacaatgttgatacaacacagaacccgaaaacagccgaataacaaaagttaatcggacaaagcaaacaacctgctacgtttcaatggccttgcacttcaaATCTTGCTCTCGACGTCccgtcgatacaaagatagactttacagattggctgcctaagtctactttgtcaaagcaatccttgaagaaccggtgacacgtttgcagcaggaaaatgaCGAGTTGGCTGTGAGTGAATGTAAAGTCGCTGATTTTGCACTTCCAAAACGTAAGAATGATTGAAGCTTCTTGCTGCATTTATaggccttcatgtcgtggttggtttcatccacttcccacttccagaaccTTCCTATAACTGCTGCAATCCGTCTTCAAAAACTGCTAATCGACCAGCCTTGGAATGTTGGTTACGAGATCATGGTTCCTGAAAAATAGCAACAACCTGCCCACTACTTTGAACCATGCACAACAGCCAAtccacttattaaaaacgtggtcaacaagcatagAACAGttatttcacaaccaaagaatatgaaaacgtgaaaggaaggtaaagattaaatataaacaattaccaatggaaagtcaaagtatggagtcaaggcagactccggaatgttggttgaaacccagaaatgttgacaccatgaatgttatcaacattccacccaacattgaaaacacgaatgttatcaacattggtcccaacattgtcggagtcaacattgactctaacaatctcccccttaatcttttccttcctgcaacaaaaataaaaacaaagaaaaaactaTATACAGAAAAGAAAACGAAGTTTTCAGATCAAGGAAGAGAAGGAAAAACTCCCCCTTAATCAAACAAGAGGTGAACCTCAAAAACAGTCCAGAAGAGATGTCGTAACAACACTCCCCCTGAAACAAACAAGAGGTACAACCTTAAGAAAGAGTCCAAAACTGAGTGTTGACCCAACAATCAGTTTGGAACAACCAAGGAGAAGTAAAAAAACTCTCTTTAAAAAGAGAAACATGATAACCTGAAAAATAGAAGAAAGCAAAGCAAACAACAGCATTCAGAGCATTTAACCTCGCGATCAACATACTCAGAATGAACAAAGCAAGCAGCAGCATTCAGAGCATTTAACCTCTCGATCAACATTGATCAAAAACAAGATGAAACCTTACACAAACAAGTTGATCAAATGAAGCTTTGCTTTATTTGATCAAAATGAAGGTCGGCCGAAGGCCAAGACCTTCATTTGACCTGCCCAAAACACAATATACGAAAGTATATCAAAAACATGATAAATGTTGAACCAACAGATAATCAAAAAACCAAGATAACATAAACTATGTTACCAAAAACAGGTGCTCATGCACCACAAACATCCACGGGGATAAAAACCCCTAAAAACTAGGCAATCAAAACGATGTCCATGCATCAAACATACCaccaaagaaacaaaaaaatcattattttGAAACAAACACTGCCAACAAACTCCAGTAAAACTACTCCCCCTTTTTTGTTGAAGAAGGAAAAGGTAGAAGTTTGGAGAAAACTTGTTCACAACAGTCAACCCTCGCGAGCATATCCTGCCCCAGCTTGATCGTCCGATCTACCATCAATTGTACTTGTCTTTTTAGCTTGAGAAGATCCTCTCTGGCCTTGATGAGCTCTGCAACGTCAAGATCGATCTCAACTTCTGAATCTCCACCTGGTTCCTTGTCTTTACGAGATGTTGATGTTTCTTTAGTGAGATGGGCTTTGACAGAACTGATGTTGGAAACATCAAGAGCAACATCTGGAGCAGTTGCGCGATCAACATCTTCGTCTTCACCATACTTGTCAATCTCAGCTTCAGCAGAGTCAGCTTCATCATCAGGCTGAGGAGAAAAAGGAGGACCAGAACGTGGTGGTTCGTAAGGGAGGTCTTTGACACTATCAGGAGTGAGAAGGGTTTTGGAAAACTCGAGCAAGTTCTTCTCTTCCACAAGCAcagctttctctctcttctcaagtCCTTGTTGAACCAAAAGATTGTAGATGAGGCTGGGAAAGGGAAGCATACTTCCTCCTGTGGACTTAAATGCTGCACGAGAAATGTTAACAAACACTTGCTCACCAAAGTTGAAAGCCAATGGCTTACcaactttaaaaataaattatgcttgTTCCTTCGTTAGAGCAGTAGTGTTTTTGCTTGGAAGCCAGTTGTAGACTGCAATCTTGTGAAGCACAGAGTATTTCCAAGACAAAGTGGACACAACAAATTTAGAGGTCCATACCTTAAGCTTTCCACCAGTCAACTCCCTAGtcatctcatcatcatcaatcTCAACATCAGCAGTGTTAGTATCAGCAGTGTAGCATGCTTTGTTAATTGCGGATGGAGAGAAATTAAACACCTTACCCCTAACAAAGACTTTCCCATACTTAACCGATTTCGAATCAAAAGCCTCCGGCATCAGATTAACATAGAATTCCCTAACAATCTCAGCATCATAGCCAAAAACATTGACAACCGTACCCCACATACCCCTATCTTGCAAAAGGATATCAAGCTTAAACTTTGAAAAGAAATCCTCATCTGCACGTCTATCATTATGAAACTTCCTAGCAGCCAACATTTTAAGCGCATTCTTCGCATCACGAGTGTAAAATAGAGTAGAGTACGACTTACTAACCTCAACCTCTGATTCAGAGGAGCTTCCAGAGCAGCTAAGGCGGGGAGAGGTAGTGTGAGAGGCTGAGGAGACATTCCCGCTCTTTGAGGTGGGAGAATGTTCAACCTTTGGCTTGAGCACTGTTGGCTTTGATGTTGGACCAACATCACTGTCTTCTCGGCTAGGAAGGTTGAGAGTTGATGGAATCACCCGTGTGGATTTGGATCTTGAGGATCGCCTAAGAGAGGCCATATCAGCTTTACGTTTCCATCTTTTCTTGTCAGGGACAAAGGTTTCAACATCAATAACATCTGTGCTTTCTTCTGGATCAACATCAGGAATTTTTTCAGTTTCATCAACATCCATGGATGTGGGTTTGTCGCCAACATCATCACATTCTTCTTCAGCAACAACAGAAGCTTTATCAACATCTGATCCAGGTTGTGAGGCAAGATCAAGTAGAGCCTCTTTGGCAATCTCCCCAATTCTCTCCAAAGAGATATCTTGAGAAGCATGCACTGATTCCTCTCTTGAAGATGGAATTGACTCTTCGCTTGGAGTGGTAAGGGGAGTTTGATGTTGATCAACAGCAAGAGATGGAAGCCCTGTGGATTTTTCTGAGGCCACTTGAACAGTAGGGTTTTGCAGAGGAGATTTCCCCTTCTTGAGTTCTTCGTCAACCTTAAGAGATGAACCAGGACAAGGCGCCATTTTTGAATGGAAGATCTCAAGAGGAGTAACAGTGAAAATCGGCTCAGGATTGATGGGAGTTTCCACCATTTGCAACGAGACAGCAGCAACATCAGTCCCAACAGACGACTCAATAGTGCTCCTCTTCGGAGAGCCTTTTGGAGAAGGAGCCGGAGGAAAGGTTTCTCTTGGGACTTCCACCAGTGTTTGAGAAGACGATGGTTTTTCGGTTGATTCGACCATCTGTGGGAGAGCGGAGAGATG contains:
- the LOC131002462 gene encoding uncharacterized protein LOC131002462; amino-acid sequence: MDKNTDLSSLIKSLIQHFGSPESAAKHLSALPQMVESTEKPSSSQTLVEVPRETFPPAPSPKGSPKRSTIESSVGTDVAAVSLQMVETPINPEPIFTVTPLEIFHSKMAPCPGSSLKVDEELKKGKSPLQNPTVQVASEKSTGLPSLAVDQHQTPLTTPSEESIPSSREESVHASQDISLERIGEIAKEALLDLASQPGSDVDKASVVAEEECDDVGDKPTSMDVDETEKIPDVDPEESTDVIDVETFVPDKKRWKRKADMASLRRSSRSKSTRVIPSTLNLPSREDSDVGPTSKPTVLKPKVEHSPTSKSGNVSSASHTTSPRLSCSGSSSESEVEVSKSYSTLFYTRDAKNALKMLAARKFHNDRRADEDFFSKFKLDILLQDRGMWGTVVNVFGYDAEIVREFYVNLMPEAFDSKSVKYGKVFVRGKVFNFSPSAINKACYTADTNTADVEIDDDEMTRELTGGKLKVWTSKFVVSTLSWKYSVLHKIAVYNWLPSKNTTALTKEQA